The genome window ttaaacgtcagttataaaaaaagggagggagtatataTATAATCAAGCAAGACTTTTAGAATATGATTTTTCCTACAACATTTTTTTAGGGTTGTAAAATTGCAGTTTTAGAATAACCTCAGGGAACGTTGGAAGTCAACTTCCATGTTGGGGATTCCAAGTCTTTTGGCTTGAATTAGTGTTCATATATTTTGTCATATGTCATAACCCACACGTAGTTAGAAATAATTTCATAACCGGCGGTCAGAACAATTCACTCTACTTATCAACCACCCTAACTCCTAGTTCAACATGTTGTTaaaaaattgttaattaaaAATATCATAGACTCGTTTAGTCAATAAAATGAAGCAACGAGACCTTTAATTattgaaaatataaattaaataaaaagctTTAGCCGGCATTTTTTTATCCTTATTTTTGACATGGGGGAAAGAGTTAAAAGTTCGCGTTGAAACTTGAACCTTTCGTTAGATAAGCGCATAAGCACGTAAAACTGAATTGCTGTATTGGGTTCGGGGATCGAAGAGTCAAGAATGCCCAAAATCAAGGtggtccaaatctagaaatctGATGATGGAAGTTTAAGGGTGACTGCAAAGGTGTGGTGTTTTCACCTTACTAGGCCAGCAAGGAAAATAATACTCCGGTCGAAACAAAAGGTTGACAgaatattgataaaaaaaaaaataaatgtgtTTATTTAATGAACAGGCACCCGTTAAGATATACTTCAGGTATATAATTATgtaatataataataaatattaacgtgtacatgtatatatatgtatgataTATTGGATATAATTTAAACGTATTAATGGGTGTCCAGAAAACTCAAAATAAATCACTAATATGGGTTTACGTGACTAACAAAATTATTGCATGACATGATCCAATCCTACATGTTGAATTTATGTGTGATATGAGTATATGACATGACTAAAATTGGCACTCGCATGTCTTCCTTTCCTTCTCGAACTTTTGCGCAAAATTTCAACAGAACCTATACTAGGAATAGGATGTGATTTTCAAAATCAAAGCTAATCTAAGAGCATCCACAATGCTATTACACCTTGTGGAGTGTAATCCACATGCCACGTCAGCATTTCACTTTCTCCTCTTTTATTACACTTTCACTCATAATGGATTACACTCCATAAGGTGTAATAGCATGGATCcacaattaaatcaaatatttattttaataatgcataactcatatctcataaataaataaagtaatttttaaaaataattttgttatttttaaaaaataaagtactaactttaattaaattttttacatTAAATTTAATGGgatatgttttaaaaaaagtGTTGTGTGTTTATATGGAAGGCTAAAATCtaaccgttggaaagctaaaatgTGTTGTGTGCTGGCAAATTTACCGTTGAAGCAAAAATTGGATGTACCTATTGGTGGCTAGAATTATTTTACATTTAATCATGGGTCTCACCTTTTAATGGATTACATGCATCGGAGCCGTGTCATGGAGCGGTGTAATGGCCCTCCATTTCACCCGCGCTGCTATTGCTCTAAGAGGCAACTCGATGGATGGAGTGTGTTAGATTATTTAagacaattttttttgaaaaagatacCGTAACActttttaatataatatatgtaaaataaaaaaatattaaaaatttattgataatgcaaacaaataaaaacttTTATATAACAAAAAGCACCATCCAAAGACTCCAAACAACTATTTGAGAAAAACAAATGAACAGATGTGGGCCAAACAACTATTTGAGAAAGACTCCAAACAACTATTTGAGAAAAACAAATGAACAGCTGTGGGCCAAAAGTCTTTTCAGCTAAGCATAGCTTTAAACCATTCCAACGCCAAATTTAATTGCCCAACAAACCATAAACTATAGGTAAAGGAACCCACTGAACGTTATATGAAGTGAAAAAAATAAGCAATCGCTTTTGCAATGACCTTCCCCGGGTGCGAGAAGGAAGCAAAAGCAATTGATTGGGGAGCATATTGTTATAACTGGTGCAGGCAGGTATTCCAGTTTATGCCATAATTTTAGTTATTTTCTTTGTCCAAAAAAAGGACAAAGTGAACGATAAAAGAAACCAATAAGACAAAAAGAAGATCGGTTGGGGTTTAGTTCTTGTGGCACCAGATCATGATGCATACTTGTGTTTCAGATAGATTCTGCTGGAGAATGCAATTGAATAATCAAGGCTCTTAATGAATTGATTGATCCCACTTGGACTAAAGATTTCAGCGATAAATCCTGTCTGCCTGGAGTGGTTACccaataaatgatttgttgctTTGAGTGAAGCGTGCGGTCATGAATCAAGATGATGATGGTTGCAGTTGTTTTTCATTGAGGAGCTTTAACTGAGGAAACTCGACTTCTTCGAGCTACTAATCTCATGACAATGACATGTTTCAGGCTGCCAAAAAGAttattgtagcgatttgatatatgtgagggaaaatgtgatcacggaaaatgataatattttcTGACGGAAACAAACAATCCAAACATGGCCTTGATCTGCTTTCTTTTAGAAGAGCTGAAACTGAAAGAGATGGTGGCCAGGTAAGATTCGAAAACTCGTACAACTTGTGCATTTCGTTTGAAGTTttggtacttttttttttaaaggatacatttattttttaaaaatacttttagGGTGTTTTCGTAAGTTGAGGGGCTCAATTTTTGGCaatctaaaaatatttttacttgtgccttcTTTATAATCTACTGTAATCTCAAATGGTGGGACCATTAGCGTCGACCATTAAcacttttttcacaaaattatcttagataatttacaattcaaacacaaataatatttttataatctaatttattttaatttaggcGGAAGGTGAATCTAAAGAAATTATATATACGGGGTTAATAGATATATAAACCTATTAAATCAAAGAAATGTTCTGATGcgtctttttaatttttttcgcCGCGACTAAAATATCTCTTTTGTGGCCACTTTCAGCTCAGTGGTTCTTTGCAATTACATCTCAGTTTGTATATATTAGCAAAGAACTAGTAGATGACACGAAAGGGTATtgatttatttatacatatttatTGATGAGCAGGGAAATGGGGTGCTTGATTGATTTACGTATTTGGTAGGTCATACTATTCGAAAGCTACAGGTCGTAATTGTAGACCTTGAAATGTGTGGACTTTGAACCAATCACGAAACCAGTGGGATCTACCATTCATCAAATTTACAGAGAAAATTGGACAACAATTACGGTTTTCACTCCCACGATTTTCTAGTCTAGAGGATCTCATTCGTGATTGAGGAATGCTGTGACCAAGAAATGAAAGATAACTAACTAGTAGTACAAAATTACTACCACAAAACTCGGAGATATGCTGTAATCAAATCAATTGATGTATTCTCTAACTCAAATTGTTACAACGCCTAAGAGTGAAAATTAAAAGCACAAAACCTTCACATTGGCCATTTCTAGCTGCAAAATTTGAAGCATCTTATTCTCCAGTAGCGGAGATATCATCAATTACTACCAAAAACTAAAGAATACAAAATCTGACCATCTTTGgagaaaaaatcaagaatcttTCTTGGCCGAGGAAGGCATATTCCTTGTTAGGAGTATTGGAACGTTGAACGGCAAACTAGACAGTACAAAAAGCTACCAGATAGAAGAAAAAGAGTGAAGCAAGCAAATAGACAGACGTGTATTTGACTTTGCGGGTCTGATGGAAGTTCTTCTTTTGAGTTCAGGCGGAGAGTGAGCCAATTTGCTTGCTTGCTGGCTTTGGTGGAGGCTGCACTTGAACTTAAAGATCCGGCCAACAAGTTGGTAGAAATTTGAAGGGgacattttatttaaaaaaaaaacaaaacaaaaagttagaaattttttaaggaaatagAAGATCTATTTCGCTGCATTTTCCTGTTTTTATTCCTTCTCAGTCTATAAATAGCTAACAAATTAAAGGGGACATTttattaaaaaacaaaatgttagaaaaatttcaaggaaatggaagaactattTCACTGCATCTTCCTTTTTTAATTCCTTCTCAGTTCTCAGTCTATAAATAGCTAACATTTGCATAAGCAGCTTTGTACATCAACTCTCTTGCCCCCCATCTCTGAGCTCTTCCCCAAAGTCCTCTTCCAAATTCTCAGGTCTTCCTTTTTTCAGGTACCTCTTACCTTACTCTGACACTACATTTCAGTTTCTGGGCTTAACCAAAAATGAGATGCTGGattcacacacacatatacacataCTCACGCACACGGAGCCATTGATATATTTTGGCTGCATTTTGTTTGTTTCCTAATTGGACGGTGACGAATAGCCGAAAGTTAGCTGATTTGCATTTGTTTTCATATGGCCCCTACTATCTGCGTTCATGAGTCATGATCAGATTTTTGTGGTCAACTTCATGCTATCCAAATCAATTTACTTTTCTGCTCACTTCACTGCAGGGACTGCCATTTGTACTTATCAAATTGAGAGTGGTTGAGACCTGGGAGTGAGATTATGGCTCCTGATAGGAATTTAGAGAAGTTGGCATCGATTGATGCCCAGTTAAGGCTTTTGGTGCCTGCCAAAGTGTCTGATGATGACAAGCTTGTTGAATATGATGCTTTGCTTTTAGACCGGTTCCTTGACATTCTTCAGTACTTACACGGCGAGGACCTTAAAGAAACGGTATGCAtatagattttatttttccagCTTGTATTTAGGTGATTTTGATCAAGATCCAATTTTGGTTATGATGAAAAAAATCTGATCTTTATATTGACAATCCATATAATAAGTcagttggaattttttttttcggtctTTTTTCAGTTTTTAGATGGGGCATTGTTTGTTTTCGATGATTCCAATGTGAGGGAAGTACTATCAGAATTTTGAAAAACCCAGGTTATGTTTAATGATCAAGATTGTGTTTTTATGGCAATTTTGGTTGTTTAATCTGTTCCTCGGAAGAAAATTGCTATAGACATTAAACGAGAAGTTCCGATTTCAATCTTAGTATACCATTCAGTCATTCACCAGTGAGTCATTATCACTTgaagtgtcaagtgtatggccCTTCTGTAATTTGGCTTCCGTAATGTTTAGATCCTTTAAGCCTTTGTGCATATTTGTATCTCGTAGTGAATTGCTCTGTTCATTAGCTTAAACAATCTGCAGAGTCTGCAAGGTCTGCTCAATGTAGTTTGTTCTGTTCTTTTAATCTCATTATTATAGGTTCAAGAATGTTATGAACTTTCCGCCGAATATGAAGGCAGGAAGGATCCAAAGAAGCTGGAAGAGCTTGGTCATGTTTTAACCAGCTTGGATCCTGGGGATTCCATTGTCATCGCAAAAGCTTTTTCTCACATGCTTAACTTAGCCAATTTGGCTGAGGAGGTTCAGATAGCATATCGAAGGAGGAACAAGTTGAAGAAAGGTGATTTTGCTGATGAAAACTCAGCAATTACTGAATCAGACATAGAGGAAACTCTGAAAAGACTTGTATTGGATTTGAAGAAGTCTCCTCAAGAGGTCTTTGATGCATTGAAAAATCAGACTGTGGATCTTGTCCTTACTGCTCACCCTACTCAATCTGTTCGGAGGTCATTGCTTCAAAAGCATGGAAGGTTTGTCCTATAACTGCTCTCCTGTTATTTTCTATCCACAAGCTTACGAGTATAATTctcttagtttcttttccttttcctactcTAATACTCTTATGTCAGGATACGCAATTGTTTGGCTCAGTTATATGCCAAAGACATCACGCCAGATGATAAGCAGGAGCTTGATGAGGCCTTGCAGAGGGAGGTAATGTTAGCTCTTATTTTGTGCCTGATGGAGTTTTGACATCCATGCTCTGCACTAGACATTTTCCAAACTATCTGACAATATTACTGCATCTTCTCAGTCAAGAACAAATTCCTCTGGTTTTGCATCGTCCAGTGTATCTTTCATATCCATTTTTCTGCCAAAATTATGCAACCCATTAGTTACTAGATCTGACGTAGCTAAAAGCATTCAAATTCCTTGGGCGATTagcaagaaaaggtctctactGGATATAGATTGATCTTCAGAATAGTAACTTTGATGTTGTCAAATCGACTTCACAGCTTCTTTCCCTTCTGTTTCTTGTTTCTGAACTGGTTACAGCTACTTATTTTCTTCTATTAATCTGTCACTGATTTCTCTGCTTGTACTATTGCAACTTTATATCATTTCTCATCAACGATTAGGATCAGATGCTCACTCAATCCCCTATTATCCTGTGACATTCAATAATATCATGACGCAAGCATCCTGTATATAAAGCCCTTCACATTTAACTTACTTTTTCTTTGTCTGATTTCAACAAACCTTCAGATGGTCACGTATATGAGAGCTGTTCCAGTATATTTACTCTGATACTGAAATATTCTGGTTTccatgttttttctttttgtcaaaGACTCGAACCTCGTTTTCATACTTGCTCTGAAAATGATCTAAGCTTCTTTTCTTTCCAGTCTTAAGGTAGACTCCATTGTGATCACTGAAAACTGATAATTGATCGGAGAGAATGGTTGACCACTCACATTTGTTTCTGTGCAATGTTTTCAAACAGATTCAAGCTGCTTTCCGGACGGATGAGATCCGAAGGACTCCTCCAACACCACAAGATGAGATGAGAGCCGGAATGAGCTACTTTCATGAAACAATTTGGAAGGGTGTTCCAAAATTTCTACGACGTGTTGACACAGCTCTTAAAAACATTGGGATTAATGAACGTGTTCCTTACAATGCCCCTCTCATTCAATTCTCTTCTTGGATGGGTGGTGATCGTGATGGTATAAAGTTTCTCCCAAAAAACCAGCTTATTCAAATGGCTAATGCATTGTGCTGCACACACAGGAAAAGACACTTAATTGGACTGCTTAATGCTTCTTCATGAGTTCTGTAATGAAATGTTATACAGATGGGCATTTGCTATGTCAgcctttaaaataaaataaaaaagatgataTTAACCTTTTAAAGTTATAAAAATTTCTGAGGTTGTCTAATTTTCTGATGCCTTGGCCTAAGAAATAGAATACGGAAGAAGAAGGTGTTGGCCACATTTTTTGTTTATTCATGCATAGCCATCCCACCAGGTTTGTTGATTGAgattttattgtttttaatGCAGGTAATCCGAGGGTAACTCCTGAGGTGACAAGGGATGTTTGCTTATTAGCTAGAATGATGGCTGCTAACTTGTACTACTCCCGGATAGAGGATCTCATGTTTGAGGTTTTTATTATCCAGTTCACCTTTTTGAATCCTTTTGATTGTTTTTCCATTGTCTTATGAAACATATGTGCTTGTACTAGTTTTTCGCATCATGACTTATGTGCTTGTACTAGTTTTTTAcattataatttttttgtcaGTTGTCAATGTGGCGTTGCAGCGATGAGCTTCGTGTTCAAGCTGACATACTTCACCAATCTTTAAAGAGAGATGCAAAGCACTACATAGGTGAGTAGGGAAGTAACTCCTAGAATTTGCTGTAGACGTTTATTCAATAAGGACCATTCGTTCTGCCAAACAACCTTTTGAAACTGAGTTTGAGGTTCAAGTATAATAACCATCCCTTTTATTCTCATAAAACAAAAATGCATCAGAACCATTGTCGCTATTTCGTAACTGCTCAAACCATCATTTGGTCTCTAGTTGTAGGACAATGAATAAGAAGGCTATGTGTCTTAAAATTAAACTTTCTGCTTCAAGATTTATGAACATTGAATTTAACATGGCAGAATTCTGGAAACACGTTCCACCAAATGAACCATATCGTGTTATACTTGCTGATGTGAGGGATAAGTTGTATCAGACACGCGAGCGCTCTCGACATATGTTAGCTCATGGAACTTCTGATATTCCAGAGGAGGGAACCTATACCAATGTTGAGCAGGTAGTACTTCTGAAGTTAACTGCTAAGCACCTAAAGTTTTGAATCACACTGTTGCCTATTATCTATATTTTTTCTTCTAGTTTGATCTCTGAGTCTATTTGGCACTATATGTGATTGCTGATCAACAGAAGTTCCCCCCTCACTCGCCCCCCCCCTCCCCGGCTAACCACCACCACAAAAAGCaaaataaatccaaaaaaaagagagaaaatctcaTACCTGTCGCCTTACTGATAGAAAGATTGTGCTATCGTGTAGTTTTTGGAGCCTCTGGAACTGTGTTATAGATCTCTTTGTGCTTGTGGGGACCAACCCATTGCTGATGGAAGCCTTCTGGATTTTCTGAGACAAGTTTCTACATTTGGGCTATCACTTGTGAGACTGGACATAAGACAAGAGTCAGACCGCCACACTGATGTTTTAGACGCCATTACAAATCACTTGGAAATTGGTTCGTACAAAGAATGGTCAGAAGAACGCAGGCAGGAGTGGCTTCTGTCTGAATTAAGTGGCAAACGACCTCTTTTTGGACCTGACCTTCCAAAAACTGAAGAAATTGCTGATGTTTTGGATACTTTCCATGTCCTGGCAGAACTACCATCAGATTGCTTTGGTGCATATATCATCTCAATGGCTACAGCACCTTCTGATGTTCTAGCAGTTGAACTTCTACAGCGTGAATGCCATGTGAAGATTCCTTTAAGAGTTGTTCCACTTTTTGAGAAACTGGACGATCTGGAGGCTGCTCCTGCTGCTGTTGCACGACTTTTCTCTATCGATTGGTACAGAAACCGGATTAATGGTAAACAGGAAGTAATGATTGGATACTCAGATTCTGGCAAAGATGCTGGACGACTTTCAGCAGCTTGGCAGTTATACAAGGCTCAAGAGGAACTCATAAAAGTAGCCAAGGAATATGGTGTGAAGCTAACAATGTTCCATGGTCGAGGTGGGACTGTTGGACGAGGAGGTGGACCCACCCATCTTGCTATATTATCTCAACCTCCTGATACAATTCATGGATCCCTTCGTGTTACGGTTCAGGGAGAAGTTATTGAGCAATCATTTGGTGAGGAGCACCTGTGTTTTAGAACCCTCCAGAGATTCACTGCTGCCACCCTTGAGCATGGGATGCATCCCCCAGTCTCTCCAAAACCTGAATGGCGTGCACTAATGGATGAAATTACTGTAATTGCTACAGAGGAGTACCGTTCTATTGTTTTCAAAGAACCTCGTTTTGTCGAGTATTTCCGCCTTGTACGTACTTCATGCAGAATTCGTGCACCATGCACCTCCTCATTAATATCTGCATTTTATCTGCtctttttggtgaaatttttgttgaatttgatttttttttccctctacCCATGATTAGGCAACACCAGAGCTGGAGTATGGTCGTATGAATATTGGTAGCCGTCCTTCAAAACGGAAACCAAGTGGAGGCATTGAATCACTTAGAGCTATTCCATGGATCTTTGCATGGACGCAAACCAGATTTCATCTGCCAGTTTGGCTTGGCGTTGGAGCAGCTTTCAGATATGCAATCAAGAAGGACATTAAGAACCTTCAAATGTTGAAAGAGATGTACAACGAGTGGCCTTTCTTTAGAGTCACTATCGATTTAGTTGAGATGGTGTTTGCCAAGGGTGAGCCTGGTATTGCTGCTCTTTATGATAAGCTCCTAGTTTCAGAAGACTTGTGGGCATTTGGAGAGCGCTTGAGGACAAACTATGAGCAAACAAAAACACTTCTGCTTCAGGTACTACGGGAAATTTTTACGGCTAATTTTTGCTTAAAGTCCCGTTGGAGTTGGAGTTATTTAGGGAAATTTTGGGAAATGAATTCTAAAGAAAAAGTCAGATCAAATCATTGAATGGTTTTCATAAGTAAAGACAACATGCTGTTTTGCTTTTTGCAGATTGCAGGACACAAGGATCTTCTTGAAGGAGACCCCTACTTGAAGCAGCAGCTTCGCTTGCGCGATTCGTACATCACAACTCTGAATCTTCTTCAGGCTTATACTCTTAAACGAATTCGCGATCCAAACTACCATGTGGAGCTCAGACCTCATATATCCAAGGAGTATATGGAATCAAAACTTGCTGCTGAATATATTCAGCTGAATCCAACAAGTGAATATGCCCCTGGCTTGGAGGACACTCTCATCTTGACAATGAAGGGAATTGCTGCTGGACTGCAGAACACCGGTtaaacttattttgttttcctttctaaCCATTGTAAGAGATGTGCTTTCCCTAAAAAACCAGCAGGTATAAGCAGAGTAACCTTCAATTGCCTTCCATGGTTGCCCGGGCTGTATGGttaatttgaataatttgtatcaTCAGTTTGTTGTGCTTATACAATTTTCGAACTTGAACAATCTTCACGTATCCTCTACTTAGCTGTTGTGACGCATAAAGCACATAAGTTTACCCAATAGGTTCTCATTCTTGCTTGGCTTGGCATGTTCAACCATCTATCCTTTCGCGTGGCGTAGCGGCAGGagacgaactgtggattgaactCTATCGACTTCGTCCAGTTTGGTCCAATCTTGCAGAAATAACAATTAACGATGTATAAGTTGTCACAAATCTAATTTCAATAGCTGAAGGGTGTGATATCTGGATTaatccatcttttttttttttctcttttgaggAAATTAATCCAGCTTCTGCAGTAACAAGGACCTGATCAAGAATCTGAATCCTACGGGACTCAGCCCACTTAGGAAACTGCTGCTTTTATATTCCCCAGATGATTTCCAAGTTTCAACAAACATAAGTCGGTTCAAAGTTTTAGGTGAAATAAATTAATATGATCAAGGGAAAGaacaccaaaagaaaaaaaaacataagaAATTTACTCGGATGAATATCTTACAGAAGTGCTTGAGCCACCCAATATTAGCATCTCTAACAACCACGAACTTGTGAAAGCATCAAGAAACTGGATAAAGACAAAATACAAGCAAAAATAGACGAAATTTTACACAAGAAACACGTTAATTTCAGGTATCAGCCCTCTTATTAGCAGGAATCCACTGGCCATTCTCGTATTCCTGATGAATTCTGAGGCTGCCAAACGGATACAGAAACTCATCCCCTGAACTCTCGAAATACACGTAGTATTTGTAGCCAGCTCTACCCGAGATTCTTCCAACCCACCAACCATCATTATCAAAAGCGTCCACTTTTT of Coffea arabica cultivar ET-39 chromosome 5c, Coffea Arabica ET-39 HiFi, whole genome shotgun sequence contains these proteins:
- the LOC113691073 gene encoding phosphoenolpyruvate carboxylase, which translates into the protein MAPDRNLEKLASIDAQLRLLVPAKVSDDDKLVEYDALLLDRFLDILQYLHGEDLKETVQECYELSAEYEGRKDPKKLEELGHVLTSLDPGDSIVIAKAFSHMLNLANLAEEVQIAYRRRNKLKKGDFADENSAITESDIEETLKRLVLDLKKSPQEVFDALKNQTVDLVLTAHPTQSVRRSLLQKHGRIRNCLAQLYAKDITPDDKQELDEALQREIQAAFRTDEIRRTPPTPQDEMRAGMSYFHETIWKGVPKFLRRVDTALKNIGINERVPYNAPLIQFSSWMGGDRDGNPRVTPEVTRDVCLLARMMAANLYYSRIEDLMFELSMWRCSDELRVQADILHQSLKRDAKHYIEFWKHVPPNEPYRVILADVRDKLYQTRERSRHMLAHGTSDIPEEGTYTNVEQFLEPLELCYRSLCACGDQPIADGSLLDFLRQVSTFGLSLVRLDIRQESDRHTDVLDAITNHLEIGSYKEWSEERRQEWLLSELSGKRPLFGPDLPKTEEIADVLDTFHVLAELPSDCFGAYIISMATAPSDVLAVELLQRECHVKIPLRVVPLFEKLDDLEAAPAAVARLFSIDWYRNRINGKQEVMIGYSDSGKDAGRLSAAWQLYKAQEELIKVAKEYGVKLTMFHGRGGTVGRGGGPTHLAILSQPPDTIHGSLRVTVQGEVIEQSFGEEHLCFRTLQRFTAATLEHGMHPPVSPKPEWRALMDEITVIATEEYRSIVFKEPRFVEYFRLATPELEYGRMNIGSRPSKRKPSGGIESLRAIPWIFAWTQTRFHLPVWLGVGAAFRYAIKKDIKNLQMLKEMYNEWPFFRVTIDLVEMVFAKGEPGIAALYDKLLVSEDLWAFGERLRTNYEQTKTLLLQIAGHKDLLEGDPYLKQQLRLRDSYITTLNLLQAYTLKRIRDPNYHVELRPHISKEYMESKLAAEYIQLNPTSEYAPGLEDTLILTMKGIAAGLQNTG